A stretch of the Notamacropus eugenii isolate mMacEug1 chromosome 2, mMacEug1.pri_v2, whole genome shotgun sequence genome encodes the following:
- the PSORS1C2 gene encoding psoriasis susceptibility 1 candidate gene 2 protein: MLNWKLLGLLVLCLLAGGITGSNDHPIPPAPEAHEEEGVPPWPQGPPIPGDPWPGIPPVSEDPPPPGPNRPWRDLPESGVWPPEPPRTTAPQPPRPDDPWPAGPQPPENPWPPGPEVDEPDLDPPKEEYR; the protein is encoded by the exons ATGCTGAACTGGAAGCTACTGGGACTACTGGTTCTTTGTCTCCTTGCAGGAG GCATCACAGGTAGCAATGACCACCCTATCCCACCAGCCCCAGAGGCCCATGAAGAAGAGGGTGTGCCACCATGGCCACAGGGCCCTCCAATCCCTGGTGATCCCTGGCCAGGGATACCCCCTGTTTCTGAAGACCCTCCACCCCCAGGACCTAATCGTCCTTGGAGAGATCTGCCTGAAAGTGGAGTCTGGCCCCCTGAGCCCCCTAGAACTACTGCTCCCCAGCCTCCACGGCCTGATGACCCCTGGCCTGCTGGACCCCAGCCTCCTGAGAATCCCTGGCCTCCTGGCCCCGAAGTAGATGAGCCAGACCTTGATCCACCCAAGGAGGAATATCGATAA